The Fimbriimonadaceae bacterium nucleotide sequence TCGTCAAGGATGTTACATCAGCGTTGGCGTCGACCACTTCGCTCGGTATCACGCTGAGCTCAAGGTTCGCTGCCTTTGCTCCCCATGTGGAGCCACTTCTGCAAAGTGATGCTGCGCAGCTCATGATGTCTCAAGGGCAAGAACTGGCTGTTGCGGTTCAAAACGGCAAGTCTATCGGATTCGCCCGAATCGTGCATCCAAGCGCAGTTCAAATTGCCTGTCAAGGTTGGCTCATCCTCGTGACAGGAGCTCACATCCTATCGAATCACGAGCTATCGAAGTCCGCAAAGAGAATCGAGCGTGGAGTCGTGCGACTTCAGGACATCGACGATGCTGACAAGATGGCTCGCCTCGAAACCTGCTTCGAGTATTTGCGCTGGACACGCGCACCGCTTGACGACTATGCCAAGGTCAATTGCCGCTCGGTGGTCGATGAGCTCCGACAGCTCCGAATCGGTTGGCGCAATCTTCTTGAGACCGAGTTTCGGCGAATCGAAGACCCGACCTGGATTCAGGCTGTTTTGTTTCCCGTTAAGTCCACCATCGAGGTGGCTCTTGAAGTACAGCGACTAGAAGCATTGTTGGGAAGAATAGAGCTTGCATTTCACCTTGAAGCGGTTGCCCTTCAAATGCTGGATGAACCCTTTCTTGCGCATTCGTTCTTGACCATCGTAAGAGAAAAAGCAGGGCGGCTCAAACAACTAGCCTCGCTTCTCGAAAAAAAGTGGAATGAAGCTGAGCAACGTGCGAAGTATGAACCGCCACAGATGGTCACGAGGCTTCGAGAACTCGCGTCAGACTATGCGGTCAGTCGAGACTTAATGCTGATTCTTGAGCCGGTGGCTCTTGAGTCCAATGTGTCCACGTTGGAGAGTGGCCGCTGATGCCTCGCGGCCGCCCAAGAGGGTCGGGCGGGCAACGCCAAATGTTGACCGCTCCCATGCGCTTTGACCAGAAGCTGGTCCTGGTGCGCTGGCTGCTTTCGCTCTTCGACGCCAAGCAGTTTGAAGACCTCGCGGCTGACCTGAAGCAACCCGAGCATGAGGGTTGGGAAGAAGACAACACCTCCAAGTTTCTAAGCCAGCTCCTGCGGCGCACGGTTGAGTATTCAGGCGTTAAGAACGACGACCTCACTCGCTATGACAACAACATCTTTCGCCACACCCAAGCGAGCGTCGCAGAGCACGAGAAATTCGAAGGCTGGAAATACTTCCAATATCTGAGCCTGCTCTTCGCAGAAATTTATCTCGACCGCTATTTCCGCGACCCACATGGACTGCTCAGCGAGCTGAACGTCTTCTCGCGAGAGTTCTGCCAAGAGACCGGAGCGGGCATCGAGCCATACAAGCTGGAAGACCTGCGCAAGCTCGCCTTCTGGAGCGCCACGGGGTCTGGAAAGACGCTATTGATGCACGTCAACATCCTTCAGTACAAGCACTATCTGAAGGAACACGGTCGCGAGCGAGACTTGAACCGAATCATCCTTCTTACGCCCAACGAAGGGCTTTCGCGGCAGCATCTTGAGGAGTTTGCTTTGTCTGGCATGGAAGCGGACATCTTCCGAAAGGATGGGGCATCTCTGTTCTCAGGTAACGCAGTAGAAATCATCGAGATTCAGAAGCTCAAGGAAGAGATGGGCGACAAGACGGTCGCCATCGAAGCCTTTGAAGGGAATAACTTGGTGCTGGTCGACGAGGGGCATCGAGGCGCTGGTAGTGACGGTACTTGGATGGAAATGCGCCGTCGGCTCTCCGAGCAGGGGTTCTCATTTGAATACTCGGCGACGTTCGGACAGGTGATTCGGGCCTCGACCGGTGCGAACCGTACCAAGCTGGAGCAGGAGTACGCCAAGTGCATCTTGTTTGATTACTCGTACAAATATTTTTATCGTGACGGCTACGGAAAGGAATATCGAATCCTGAATCTCGCCAACGATGACGACGACGAGATTCGAAGTCTCTATCTGTCTGCGTGTCTACTATCGTTCTATCAGCAGCTTCGGCTGCACAAAGACAGGCGGGAGGAGTTCGCAAAGTTTCTCATCGAAAAGCCACTCGCCATCTTTGTTGGTGGCAGCGTAACCAAGACGCTTTCCGACCGGGACGCCTCCGACGTGGTGTCGGTTTTGCTGTTCCTGAAAGAGTTCATCTCGAACCGGTCCGTATCAGAATCGAGGCTAAGTCGACTCCTAAACTACGACGGTACACTGCGTGACCAGAAAGGCAGACCTGTCTTCGGCTCGGGTGCCTTCGACTACTTGAACACGGTGGGATTGACCGCAGAACAAGCATTTGCGGGAATCCTGGAGCTCATGTTCAATGCTCCGTTCCAAGCGGCTCTCCACGTCGACTTGCTCAAGGGTTCGGACGGTGAACTGACCCTCCGGCTTGGAGATAACGTGCCATTTGGAGTCATCAATGTCGGTGACGCTCCGAAGCTCCATGCCGTTTGCGAAAAGGCTGGACTTATCACCGAGGAGAAGCAGTTCAGCGGTTCGGTCTTCGCTCGATTGAACAACAAGGACTCTGGCGTCAACGTCTTGATTGGCTCACGTAAGTTCACGGAAGGCTGGAATAGCTGGCGAGTTTCGACGATGGGGCTCATGAACATCGGTCGTTCGGAGGGCTCACAAATCATCCAATTGTTTGGTCGAGGGGTCCGACTAAAGGGTCACGCGATGAGCTTGAAACGCTCGTCGATGCTTGACCTGAATCCGAAGCCGCCCAAGTCGTTGCGGTTCCTTGAGACCCTCAACGTTTTCGGTGTCCGAGCCGACTACATGACGCAGTTCAAGGAGATGCTCGAAGCGGAGGGTGTACCTCCTGGTGATTTCGAGGACGTGTTCGAGCTTCCCGTCATCAACAACCTTGGGTCGAAGAAACTCAAAGTGCTTGATGTGCCAAAGGACGTTGACTTCAAACGCCAGGGCAAGAAGCCTCATCTCGAACCGCCCTTCCCCGGATTGGCTCCAGTCTCGCTGAACTGGTATCCGAAGATTCAGGCGCAGCAGAGCAAAGGGGCTGGTCGACCTGCGGATGAGATTGCACTAGAGACTCACAAGTTCTCCCCAATGCACACGGCATTCTTCAACCTCGACGAGATTTGGTTTGAGCTCCAGAACTACAAGGCAGAGCGGTCTTGGTACAACCTCAACCTCTCTCGCGAGTCGGTCATTGAACTGCTCCAGCGGGATGACTGGTACACCCTCTATATCCCCGAAGCCGAACTGGAGTTCACGGACTTTGGCAGGGTGCGCCGTTGGCAGGAAATTGCGGTCGCGCTTCTCAAGAAGTACGTCGAGCGACTCTATCTCTACCGAAAGGCGGAGTTCGAGCGCCCTCACACCCAATATCGGGAAATCACCCCTGATGACCCGAACTTCATCCAGCAATATCGGATTTGGGTGGACCAAGGGCGAGAGGAAGTCATTACAAAGCTCAACGAGCTGAAGGCGTTGATTGAGTCCGGCCAGCTGAGAGAAGATGGCTGGTCTTTCGATTCGCTCGTTGCACTCGGCTTCTCTCGCCATTTGTA carries:
- a CDS encoding DEAD/DEAH box helicase family protein, producing MPRGRPRGSGGQRQMLTAPMRFDQKLVLVRWLLSLFDAKQFEDLAADLKQPEHEGWEEDNTSKFLSQLLRRTVEYSGVKNDDLTRYDNNIFRHTQASVAEHEKFEGWKYFQYLSLLFAEIYLDRYFRDPHGLLSELNVFSREFCQETGAGIEPYKLEDLRKLAFWSATGSGKTLLMHVNILQYKHYLKEHGRERDLNRIILLTPNEGLSRQHLEEFALSGMEADIFRKDGASLFSGNAVEIIEIQKLKEEMGDKTVAIEAFEGNNLVLVDEGHRGAGSDGTWMEMRRRLSEQGFSFEYSATFGQVIRASTGANRTKLEQEYAKCILFDYSYKYFYRDGYGKEYRILNLANDDDDEIRSLYLSACLLSFYQQLRLHKDRREEFAKFLIEKPLAIFVGGSVTKTLSDRDASDVVSVLLFLKEFISNRSVSESRLSRLLNYDGTLRDQKGRPVFGSGAFDYLNTVGLTAEQAFAGILELMFNAPFQAALHVDLLKGSDGELTLRLGDNVPFGVINVGDAPKLHAVCEKAGLITEEKQFSGSVFARLNNKDSGVNVLIGSRKFTEGWNSWRVSTMGLMNIGRSEGSQIIQLFGRGVRLKGHAMSLKRSSMLDLNPKPPKSLRFLETLNVFGVRADYMTQFKEMLEAEGVPPGDFEDVFELPVINNLGSKKLKVLDVPKDVDFKRQGKKPHLEPPFPGLAPVSLNWYPKIQAQQSKGAGRPADEIALETHKFSPMHTAFFNLDEIWFELQNYKAERSWYNLNLSRESVIELLQRDDWYTLYIPEAELEFTDFGRVRRWQEIAVALLKKYVERLYLYRKAEFERPHTQYREITPDDPNFIQQYRIWVDQGREEVITKLNELKALIESGQLREDGWSFDSLVALGFSRHLYRPLLHLKNKVLEISPVPLNVGEQDFVEDLRKFYEGNRDFFNGRELYLLRNMSRGRGIGFFEAGNFYPDFILWLVEGDRQFVTFIDPKGIRQLSGLNDPKIEFSKTIKELEVRLDDPSVVLNSFIVATTPFKSIGWWAGDEKREFEDRNVLFQVEDKNTYIEAMLTRVLEPASIA